One window of Atribacter laminatus genomic DNA carries:
- a CDS encoding carbohydrate ABC transporter permease — protein MNRKNTHYLVYPAIIFVLLVLLFPFFVMISTMLKPLEEVYSNPPHWIPKNLTFTNFSDIWSKYPLVAYFRNSFIVAFGTTVFNMLLCIPAAYAIARLRFMGKNFMMYLFLVVQMFSPIIVVISLFKIVARLGLLDNLLSLVLTNGVFTLAFAIWLLSGYFRSIPKAIEEAALIDGCSRLQTITRILIPIAMPGLVTTIIYTFISAWNEFMFALTFITSMEKRPLTLGLYNFIGRWTVQWQYLMAAAFLALIPVVILFMIIEKELVQGLSGGAVKG, from the coding sequence ATGAATAGAAAAAATACTCACTATCTTGTTTATCCGGCTATTATCTTTGTCCTTTTAGTTTTACTCTTTCCTTTTTTTGTTATGATTTCAACCATGCTCAAACCACTTGAAGAAGTTTATTCCAATCCTCCTCACTGGATTCCTAAAAATTTAACCTTTACTAATTTTAGTGACATATGGTCGAAATACCCGTTGGTTGCTTATTTTAGAAACAGTTTTATTGTCGCCTTTGGAACTACTGTATTCAATATGCTTTTATGCATTCCAGCTGCTTATGCCATTGCTCGATTAAGATTTATGGGAAAAAACTTTATGATGTATCTTTTTTTAGTGGTTCAAATGTTTTCTCCAATTATTGTAGTCATCTCACTTTTTAAAATTGTCGCACGACTTGGTCTCTTAGATAATTTACTTTCCCTGGTTCTAACCAATGGTGTCTTTACTTTAGCTTTTGCTATATGGCTATTAAGTGGCTATTTTCGTAGTATTCCCAAAGCCATTGAAGAAGCAGCCCTCATCGATGGATGTTCTCGCCTCCAAACCATAACCCGGATTCTTATTCCAATTGCTATGCCGGGATTAGTTACAACTATCATTTATACTTTTATATCGGCCTGGAATGAGTTTATGTTCGCTTTAACCTTTATAACCTCGATGGAAAAAAGACCGTTAACTCTTGGTCTATATAATTTCATTGGTCGGTGGACCGTTCAATGGCAGTATCTTATGGCAGCAGCATTTTTGGCCTTGATTCCGGTGGTTATTTTATTTATGATTATTGAAAAAGAACTGGTCCAAGGTCTTTCGGGTGGAGCAGTTAAAGGTTGA
- a CDS encoding carbohydrate ABC transporter permease gives MSRAGKFWTTESRLAYLLLIPSAVFLIVFMFYPIFYVFLMSFFKVNKLANLTGFFGMGNYITLFKLPEFWQIIIRSCVWTALAVTAKTVIGLIIALLLNVDFRGRKLARTLIIIPWASSIPISAMLWQWTYNNDFGLLNYTLRWLGLNPPVWLAYPLSAFMANLWVDIWCGIPFMALVFLAGLQAIPQELYEAAEVDGATSISKFRFVTLPLLSGVLTVATLLSILWTFNDFNVIYILTKGGPANSTDILITYIYKYAFQYIKFGPSAAMAVITFAILLTVSIIYARNFFREGAQ, from the coding sequence ATGAGTCGGGCTGGGAAATTTTGGACTACAGAATCACGATTAGCCTATCTCCTCTTAATACCCTCAGCAGTTTTTCTAATCGTCTTCATGTTTTATCCCATTTTTTACGTTTTTCTCATGTCTTTCTTCAAAGTCAATAAATTAGCAAATTTAACTGGTTTTTTTGGAATGGGGAACTATATTACACTTTTTAAACTCCCTGAATTTTGGCAAATTATTATTCGATCGTGCGTATGGACAGCGCTGGCAGTAACTGCAAAAACGGTAATCGGATTAATTATCGCTCTTCTTTTAAACGTCGATTTCAGAGGAAGAAAATTAGCTCGGACTTTAATCATCATACCTTGGGCAAGCTCCATTCCAATCAGTGCCATGCTCTGGCAATGGACTTACAATAACGACTTTGGATTATTAAACTATACTTTACGATGGTTAGGTTTAAACCCGCCAGTGTGGTTAGCTTATCCCCTTTCTGCATTTATGGCAAATTTATGGGTTGATATTTGGTGTGGAATTCCTTTCATGGCATTGGTTTTTCTAGCTGGATTACAGGCAATTCCTCAAGAACTGTATGAAGCTGCTGAAGTCGATGGTGCAACCTCAATTTCGAAATTCCGATTTGTCACTCTTCCTCTTTTAAGTGGGGTATTGACAGTGGCAACCTTGCTTTCTATTTTATGGACGTTTAATGATTTTAATGTTATTTACATTTTGACCAAAGGAGGTCCTGCTAACTCAACCGACATTCTTATCACCTATATTTATAAATATGCATTTCAATACATCAAGTTTGGTCCTTCGGCAGCCATGGCAGTTATTACCTTTGCGATTCTCCTTACTGTGAGTATTATTTATGCCCGAAATTTCTTCCGAGAAGGAGCGCAATAA
- a CDS encoding MurR/RpiR family transcriptional regulator, producing the protein MAQNKPPLIIKIKSNYSSFTPSLKKVADYLFTHFEDFTHMTINEVAKQSGVSESTLTRFSQKINMKNFQALKIQLAHELGGVEEDKELIYGEIRFQDSMEAIVQKIYLAQEEVSKSTLQQIDKNIIEKIAVKAVESRKVNIFCSGKSIIAGMSLYGRLSRLNMNCNIYTDLPLMMVAAGHSGSEDLIIVVSNSGTNPALIMAAEKAKENKADIATITSYESSPLAKLADYCILTAACEESGFFGESTVSRFAQLLVTDILYATIVVKYGPPALQLLQRSAEVLQKMSQEK; encoded by the coding sequence TTGGCTCAAAACAAACCACCCCTGATAATTAAAATTAAAAGCAATTATTCTTCGTTCACTCCATCTTTGAAAAAAGTTGCAGATTATCTATTCACCCATTTTGAAGATTTTACCCATATGACGATTAATGAAGTTGCCAAGCAAAGTGGAGTTAGTGAATCAACTCTTACCCGATTCTCTCAAAAGATAAATATGAAAAATTTTCAAGCTTTAAAAATTCAATTGGCTCACGAATTGGGAGGAGTTGAAGAAGACAAAGAATTAATCTATGGAGAAATCCGGTTTCAAGATAGTATGGAAGCAATTGTTCAAAAAATATATTTAGCTCAGGAAGAAGTTTCCAAAAGCACGCTCCAGCAAATCGATAAAAATATCATTGAAAAAATTGCTGTAAAAGCTGTTGAATCGCGCAAAGTTAATATTTTCTGCAGCGGAAAATCCATCATTGCTGGAATGAGTCTTTATGGTCGTCTCAGTCGTTTAAATATGAACTGCAATATTTATACCGATCTCCCTCTCATGATGGTAGCAGCCGGACATTCCGGTTCCGAAGATTTAATCATAGTCGTTTCGAATTCCGGGACTAATCCTGCTCTGATAATGGCAGCCGAAAAAGCCAAAGAAAACAAAGCAGACATTGCGACCATAACCAGCTATGAGTCTTCGCCGTTAGCAAAACTTGCTGATTATTGTATTCTTACCGCTGCTTGTGAAGAATCAGGATTCTTTGGTGAATCTACGGTTTCAAGATTTGCTCAACTCCTTGTAACTGATATTCTTTATGCGACCATTGTAGTAAAGTATGGACCTCCTGCTCTTCAACTCTTACAAAGAAGTGCTGAAGTTCTTCAAAAAATGAGCCAGGAAAAGTAA
- a CDS encoding radical SAM/SPASM domain-containing protein, with amino-acid sequence MEQLKVESELKNTVENPDRMFNFQWHITDRCNLRCHHCYQSEYSQGASLDFLLAVAEKIINELKSRNYSTCINITGGEPLLDKPVLVSLLRFLNQSPVVQELMLITNGLLLNEDYLLELKKFSKLSTIKLSLEGATSQSNDLIRGKGTFNSILQKIKLIQLRHDFKTVVMFTLQKMNLPELELMLSLGEKLNLDGLILERFIPEGQGRGLKNLVLDKYDWENLLKKLIQYFDLDVAPEDLLPYKAFWIQFYPQFDILGAACNLNEALCIMPNGTLYPCRRFIYPLGNILQDGLWSVIEKSKLLQTVTKHDHLKGKCHSCFIDDCHGCRALCYSLFRDPYADDYQCFLK; translated from the coding sequence GTGGAGCAGTTAAAGGTTGAAAGCGAGCTGAAAAATACGGTAGAAAACCCCGATCGAATGTTCAATTTTCAATGGCATATTACTGACCGTTGTAATCTTCGGTGCCATCATTGTTATCAATCGGAATATTCTCAAGGTGCAAGTCTTGATTTTTTACTCGCTGTTGCTGAGAAGATTATCAATGAATTAAAATCACGAAATTATTCAACCTGTATCAATATAACCGGTGGAGAACCCTTACTGGATAAACCGGTTCTTGTTTCCTTGCTCCGTTTTCTAAATCAAAGCCCAGTTGTCCAAGAATTGATGCTTATTACGAACGGATTGTTATTAAACGAAGACTATCTTCTTGAACTGAAAAAATTTTCAAAATTAAGCACCATTAAATTATCACTGGAAGGCGCTACTTCCCAGAGCAACGATCTTATTCGGGGGAAAGGCACCTTTAATTCTATACTGCAAAAAATAAAACTAATCCAATTGCGTCATGATTTTAAAACTGTTGTTATGTTTACCCTTCAAAAGATGAATCTCCCCGAGTTAGAATTAATGTTGTCCTTAGGCGAAAAACTCAACCTTGACGGATTAATATTGGAAAGATTCATTCCTGAAGGGCAGGGAAGAGGCTTAAAAAATTTAGTTTTAGACAAATATGACTGGGAAAACCTTTTAAAGAAACTGATTCAATATTTCGACCTTGATGTTGCTCCTGAAGACCTTCTTCCTTATAAGGCCTTTTGGATTCAATTTTATCCTCAGTTTGATATCTTGGGCGCAGCCTGCAATCTCAACGAAGCACTTTGTATAATGCCTAACGGAACGCTTTATCCCTGTCGACGATTTATCTATCCTCTGGGAAATATTCTTCAAGATGGGTTATGGTCGGTTATTGAAAAGTCCAAGCTCCTTCAAACTGTAACTAAACATGATCATCTAAAGGGGAAATGCCATTCCTGTTTCATTGATGATTGCCATGGCTGTCGAGCTCTTTGTTATTCTCTTTTTCGTGATCCGTATGCTGATGATTATCAGTGTTTTTTAAAATAG